The sequence below is a genomic window from Streptomyces sp. NBC_00582.
GTCGGCGTCGCGGGCGCCGATGTCGCCGGTGCGGTAGTAGCCGCCGGCCATCGCCTCCGCCGTACGCTCCGGATCGCCGTGGTAGCCGGTCATCAGGCCCACCGGCCGGGCCGACAGGTCGAGCGCGATCTCGCCCTCCGTCGCGCCGGGCGCTCCCGAGAGGGGATCCAGCAGCTCCACCCGGTAGCCGGGGCTCGGCCGGCCCATCGAGCCGGTCTTCAGCTCCTGCCCGGGGCTGTTGGCGACCTGCACGGCCGTCTCCGTCTGCCCGAAGCCGTCCCGGATCGTCACCCCCCACGCCCGTCGCACCTGTTCGATCACCTCGGGGTTGAGCGGCTCGCCGGCCGCCACCACCTCCCTCGGCGGGGTGGCGAGCTGGGTCAGGTCGGCCTGGATGAGCATGCGCCACACGGTCGGGGGCGCGCAGAAGGTGGTGACGCCGGCCCGGTCCATCTCCGCCATCAGCCGGGCCGGGTCGAAGCGCGTGTAGTTGTGGATGAAGACGGTCGCCTCCGCGTTCCAGGGCGCGAAGAGGTTCGACCAGGCGTGCTTGGCCCAGCCCGGCGAGGAGATGTTCAGATGCACGTCACCGGGCTGGAGGCCGATCCAGTACATCGTCGCGAGGTGCCCGACCGGGTACGAGGTGTGGGTGTGCTCGACCAGCTTGGGGCGGGCGGTCGTGCCGGAGGTGAAGTACAGCATCAGCGGGTCGTCGGCGAGGGTGGGGCCGTCGGGGGTGAAGCCGGCGGGCGCGGCGTACGCGTCCTCGTACGTCTGCCAGCCCTCGGGCGCGCCGCCGACCGCGATCCGGGTGTAGTCGCCGGGGACGTCGTCGAACTTGGCGGCGTCCTCGGAGCGCACGAGGACGTGCCGGACCCGGCCGCGCTCCACGCGGTCGCGCAGGTCGGCGGGGCCGAGCAGCGGGGTGGCGGGGATGACGACGGCGCGCAGCTTCATCGCGGCCAGCGCGGTCTCCCACAGCTCGGACTGGTTGCCGAGCATGACGAGGATCCGGTCCTCGGAGGCGACCCCGCGCCCGCGCAGCCAGTTCGCGACCCGGTCGGAGCGGTCGGAGAGCTCGGCGAAGGTCAGCCGGGTCCCGGTGCCGTCCTCCTCGACGATGTGCAGGGCGGTGCGGTCGTTGTCCTCCGCGATGACGTCGAACCAGTCCAGGGCCCAGTTGAAGTGCTCGGGGCGGGGCCAGGTGAAGCCCTCGTGGGCGGCGGTGTAGTCCTCGCGGTGGGCGAGCAGGAAGTCCCGTGCCCTGCGGAACTGCTCGGTGGCCGTCGTCATCGGTGTCCTCCTCGGTGCCGGACCATTGCCGGGCGGCTCTCTCCCATCGTGTAATCCGTGATGCGGGTCTCACTACCCCCGAACGGGGGGAGTGCGGCGCGCGGGGGTGACATGTGGGATCATCCCCAGCCACGCGGAAAGGGCGAGGACGTGGCAGCAGACCCAGCCGGTACGACGGAGATCCGCGGGGCGCTGGCGCGCCTGCGGCGTACGACGGGGCTGCCGGTCGCCTTCGGCGGCCTGGTGGAGCCGGGGCGTGCCCGGATGCGGATCAGCGAGTTCAGCGGCGCGGCCACGCTCGCGCTGCGGGGTGTGGTGGTGACGGCCGGCAACGGCCTCGGCGGCAAGGCGGTGGAGCGGGCCCGTCCGTGCGCGGTGACCGACTACTCGCTCTCCCAGCAGATCAGCCACGAGTACGACGCGGCGGTCGCCGAGGAGGGGCTGCGCTCGGTGCTGGCGATCCCGGTGGTGGTACGGCGCCGGGTGCGCGGGGTGCTCTACGGCGCGCTGCGCACCGCCCAGCCGCTGGGCGACCGCACGCTGAGCGCGGCGGTGGACGTGGCGCGGGACGTGGAGCAGGCGCTGGTCGTCGAGGACGAGGCGCGCGGTCTGCTGTCCGAGGCCGGGACGCGGACGCCCCTCGGCACCGCACCGGGGCCGGGGCCGGGGCCGGGCTGGGGGCAGGTCCGCGAGGCGCATGCCGCGCTGCGTGCGCTGGCCCCGCGGATCGGCGACCCGGAGCTGCGCGCGGAGCTGCTGGAGGCCTGCGGTCTGCTGACGCCGGGCGAGCCCGGGGAGCCGATCGTGCTCGCCCCGCGTGAGCTGGACGTCCTCGCGTGTGTGGCGGCCGGGGCGACGAACGCGGCCGCGGGCGACCGTCTGGGGCTGCGCCCGGAGACGGTCAAGGCCTACCTGCGCTCGGCGATGCGCCGGCTGGGCGCCCACACCCGCGGCGAGGCGGTGGCCGCGGCACGCCGGGCGGGGCTGCTGCCCTAGGGCCCTTCTGGGCCGACACGGTGGTTCCCGTCGGTAACAAGGGCATGGAAGAGTGCTCCCACACCGGTCGCGAGGCCCGGCGCGCGGGGGGTGCGCGGGCGGGTGGGGACCGCTCGGATCAAGCCAGGGAGGGGCTGCCACGACAACTGGTCATTCAACCGCTGCGGCTGTGAATTTACTTATGCGTAACGTTGTTAGCTCCCTCACCTCGCCGTCCCTCCGAATTTCAAAGAGACGTTGCCTAGAATTTGGCCCGAACACGACACTCGGAGGGGAGCGGTGACCGTGCGACGGGACTTCAAGGAGCCTGCCAGATGCCGCCCCGACCTGGTCATCGGCAGGGAGGAGCTGTTCACCTCCGCCCGTGACCAGTTGGTGCGCGGCGGCAGTGTGCTGCTCCACGGACCCGCCGGAATAGGAAAGTCGACCGTGCTGCGGGCATTGGCCGCGGATTACGGCGACGCGGCCCACACCGTGTTGCGCTGCTCGGCGACCGAGTCCGAATCCCATCTCCCCTTCCTGGCCCTGGCCGATCTGTTCGGTCTGGTCCTCGACGAGATCTCGGACAAGCTGCCCACCGCCCAGCGCACCGCCCTGGAATCGGCCCTGACCGGCCGCGGAGAGTCCACCCTGCAGCGCGACGGCCTCGCCCTGCGCCTCGCCGTGCTCTCCGCCCTGCGCGCCCTCGCGGCCTCCGGCCCGGTCCTGCTCGTCGCCGACGACCTCCAGTGGCTGGACTCGGCCAGCGCCGAACTCCTCGGCTTCGCCGCCCGGCGCCTCGGCGACACCCCCGTCCAGCTGCTGTGCGCGGTCCGCACCGAGGGCCAGGAGTACGACCGCCATCTACGCGCGTCCCCGCCCGACACCCTCGCCGTCCGCCTCAACCCGCTCTCCCGCAACCAGGTCTCCGCCCTGCTCGACCACCGCGGCTACACCGACCTGCCCCGCTCCACGGTCCGCGAGATCCACCGCACCAGCGGCGGCAACCCCCTGTTCGCCCTGGAACTCGGCCGTGCCCTCGGCGAGAACCCGACCCCGCCGCGCCCCGGCGAGCCGCTGCCGGTGCCGACCTCGCTGCGCGCCCTGGTGCTCAGCCGCCTCGACATGCTCTCCGACGAGGCCCGCCGCACCCTGCTCGTGGCCAGCGCCGGCGCCCGCCCCACCCTGGCCCTGCTGCACGCGGCCGGCCGGGAGAACGCCGAGGCCGAGACCGCCCAGGCCGCCGAGCTCGGGCTGCTGGCGACCGAGCCCGAGGGTCCCGCCGTACGGTTCGCGCATCCGCTGATCTCGGCGGCGCTGTACGCGGAGGCGCCCGTGCAGGAGCGCCGGGCCGCGCACGCCGCGCTGTCCACCGCCGCCTCCGACCCGATCGAGCGGGCCCGCAACCTGGCCCTCGCCACCACCGGCACCGACCCGGAGGTCGCCGCCCGGCTCGCCGAGGCCGCGGCCCTCGCCCGCGACCGGGGCGCCCCGTCCGTCGCCGCCTCCCTCGGCCTGCTCGCCGCCCGCCACACCCCGCCGGACGGCACCCCTCCCCCGGACGAGCACCGGCTGCAGGCCGCCGAGGACGCGATCACGGCCGGCGAGGTGGACCTGGCGCGGGACATCGCCCGCGAGGTGCTCACCCGGGCCACCGTGCCCGCCGACCGGATCCGCGCCTGGGAGGTGGTCATCGAGGCCGCCGGACAGGCCCTCGGCGACGTCGACGCCGTCTTTCCGCAGGCCCTCGCCGACGCCGGCGACGACCCCCGGCTGCTCGCCCTGGTCCACTACCACCTCGCCTGGCGCAAGCTGATCGTCGAGGGGGACTTCTCCGAGGCCCGCCAGGAGGCCGCGCACGCGGCGGAGCTCGCCGCGCGAGGCGGCGACCGGCGCACCGAGCTGATGTCGCTGTCCTTCCAGGCCTCCACCGAGACCCTGATGGGCCATCCGAACGCGCCCACCACCATCAAGCGCGCCCTGAAAGAACCTCAGGACCCGTATGTGGCGTGCCATCACAACGGCGTCGGCGCGGCCCGGTTCCGCTGGCTGCTGATGAGCGATCAGCTGCCCGAGGCCCGCGCCACCATCTCCGCGCTGCTGCGCGAGGTGCGCCGGCGCGGCATGGTCGAGAGCGAGGTGCACTTCCAGCGGTTCCTCGCCGAGACCGAACTGCGCTCCGGGCACTGCGGACGGGCCCTCGACCTGTCCCGCGAGAGCCTCCGGCTGGCCCGCGACTCCGGCATCGGCCTCGGCGCGTCCGCGATGCTCGCCTCCCTCGCCGAGGCCTCCGGCGGCGACCTGGACCGGGCCCTCGCCCTCGCGCGGGAGGCGGCCGGGCGCGCCGAGGAGGACGGCGACCAGATGTACCTCTCGCGCGCCCTGGCCGCTCTGGGCCACGCCCAGTTGGTGGCCGGCGACGCGGCGGCCGCGGTCGGCTCGCTGCGCCGGGTGCGGGAGCTGGAGACGGGCCTGCGCATCACCGACCCGGCGCGCGGCCGCTGGCACGGCGACCTCGCCGAGGCGCTGGTCCGGGTGGGCGAGCCGGGCGAGGCGCAGGACGTCATCGACGTCGCGCGTGCGCAGGCCCTGCGGCTCGGCCGGGAGAGTGTCCTCGCCGTCCTCGACCGCGCGGAGGCCCTGGTCCGGGCGGCGCACGGCGACCACGAGGGGGCCCTGGCCCGGCTGACGTCCGTTCAGGACCGGCTCGCCAAGCTGGGATACGGTCTGGAGGAGGCACGGGCCGCGTTCGCGCTGGCCCGGCTGCGCACGGGACGGCCCGGTCCCACGTCGTACGACGAGGCGGCGCGGCTCTTCCGGCGGTGCCGGGCGCTGCCCTGGCTGCGGCAGGTGGACGCGGCAGCGGCGGCGGGCGCCCCGGAGCCCACACCGCTCGCCCCGCAGGTGCCGCCCGCCTCCGACGCCCTCGAAGGCCTGGCCTCGATGGAGCGTCAGGTCGCCGCGCTCGTCATGGAGGGCGCCACGAACCGGGAGATCGCCGCCCGGCTGTTCATCAGCGTCAAGACGGTCGAGGCGACCCTGACCCGCGTCTACCGCAAGCTGGGCATCCGCTCCCGGGTGGACATCGTCCGCCTGGCGGCGGGGCGTCACGCGAAGTGAGCCACACGGGGGTTAACTGCCGTACGCGGGTTGACGCGGGGCGCCCGCGGGCCGACCGAGGGTTTTCCCTGCCCCGACGCCCCTAGGGGGTTCCCTCATTGGGAGGAGGCTGTGCGGCCCCTAGCGTTTGGGATGTGCCGCTCGCCCGGGCACACGGGGGTCGGTCCCGCGACCCCCGTGCATCACCCCCCACACCCGCGCGACCCCCCACCGGCAAATCCCCACGAGGAGACGCATGTTCGGGCTCAACCGTGCCAAGAAGGCCGCGGCCGTCGTCGCGGCCGTCGCCGCCACGGCGGCCACGGCTCTGCTCAGCGCCCCCACCGCTGTCGCAGCGCCGCAGCCCATCGTCGGCGGCACGACCACCACCACGACCGCGTACCCGTTCATGATGCAGATCACGGACGCCTCGCAGAACCAGTTCTGCGGCGGCACCCTGGTCTCGGCGACCAAGGTGGTCACGGCGGCGCACTGCATGGTCGGCGAGACGACCAGCAGCGTGCGGGTCGTCGGCGGCCGCACCTACCTGAACGGCACCAACGGCACGGTCAGCCGGGTGAGCAAGATCTGGATCAACCCGGACTACACGGACGCCACCAACGGCGACGACGTGGCCGTCCTGACCCTGGCGACCTCGATGTCGTACACCCCGGCGTCGTACGTCTCCTCCTCCCAGACCGGCGTGTACGCGGCCGGCACCACGGCCCGCATCCTCGGCTGGGGCACCACCTCGGAGAACGGCAGCTCCTCCAACCAGCTGCGGACCGCGACCGTCCCGATCGTGTCCGACTCCAGCTGCCGCACCTCCTACGGTTCCGACTTCGTCGCGACCGACATGGTTTGCGCCGGATACACATCCGGTGGCGTAGACACCTGCCAGGGCGACAGCGGCGGTCCCCTGCTCATCGGGGGCGTCCTGGCAGGGATCACTTCATGGGGCGAGGGCTGCGCGGAGGCCGGTTACCCGGGTGTGTACACCCGGCTGACCACCTTCTCCAGCCTCGTCACCGCGCAGGTCAACTCGTAGCGAACGGGTGACCCGCACCAAGTCCTGAGCACCCCTCAGGCGAACGACCAGGGGGCGCTGCGAGCCTCCACGAGCGGCCCGCAGCGCCCCCTCTCCATGCCCTAGATGTGCTGACCGGACAGGTTGGTGACACGGCTGGCTGGGGGGTGGCCGCCGATGCCGGTGTGGGGTCGGTGGTAGTTGTACCAGTGCAGCCAGTCGGGAAACGCTGCCTGACGTTCGCTGTCTGACATGTAGGGCCGCGTGTAGGCCCATTCCTCGAGCAGGGTGCGGTGGAAGCGTTCGACCTTGCCGTTCGTCTGCGGCCGCCAGGGCCTCGTCCAGCGGGGACTGATCCCCAGGTCGAGGCAGGTGTCACGCCAGGTGTTCTTGGTGTAGGCCCAGGCGTTGTCGGTCAGGACCCGTTCGACGGTGATCCCTTGCTGCGCGAACCAGGCGGTGGCGCGGGTGAGGAAGGCGGCGCAGGTCGGGGCGGTCTCGTCGGGCAGGTCTTCGGTGTAGGCCAGGCGGGAGTGGTCGTCCAGGGCGGTGTGCAGGTAGGCGTAGCCGGTCCCGGTGCGGTTGCGTCGGCCTTCGGCGCGGCCCTGGGTGCGGTGCCCGCCGCCGTCGGGAATCCGCCCCAGCTTCTTGACGTCGATGTGGACCAGTTCGCCGGGCCGTGCACGCTCGTAACGGCGGACGGGTTCGCCGGTGGCCCGGTCGACGGCGGCCAGGACGGGCAGGCCGTGCCGGCGCAGGATGCGATGGGCGGTGGAGGCGGCGACGCCGGTGCGGGCGGCCAGCCGCAGTGGGCCGATACGGTGCTCGCGCCGCAGCCGCACGACCCGTTCTTCCACCGCCGCCGGTGTCCGGTGCGGTTGACGGTGCGGGCGGCTGGAGCGGTCCCGCATCCCCGCCTCGCCGTGCTGCCGGTAGCGGCTCGCCCAGCGTGCGGCGGTGGTGTGACTGACCTGGAAGCGTTCCGCGGCCCGGCGCAGCGGCCAGCCGTCGTCCACGACACACCGGGCCAGACGGAGCCTGCCGGTCGGCGTCAGCGGCGCATTACGGTGGGACACGAGGGCCTCCTGAGCGTTGGTGCAGATGTCGCGATCCACACCGAACCCGGAAGGCCCTCACCTGTTCAAGCACCCAGCACGCGTGTCACCAACGTCCCGGGACAACACACCTAGAGGGTGTTTCGAGAGTCCCGCACAGCACCCGCGGTCTTTCGGAACACCCCCTGGTGCGGTACGACGGTGCCGAACCGGATGTCGTACGGCGTCCCCGGGTGCAGCACGCGCAGCATCCGCTCCGCCTCCGCCGTCACGGCCTCCCGCCGGGCCCGGTCGAGTCGGCCGAAGAGCTCGATGACGACGGCGTCCTCCTCCCTCTTCCACAGGCCGGCGAGGAAGCCGTCGACGAGGAGCGTGCGGTGGGCCTGGTTGCCCTGCCAGGCGCGGCCGTGCAGGGCGGGCGGGACGACCCGGCCGCGGTCGGCGTGCGAGAGCAGCAGGTTGTCGAACTCGGGGAGGAAGCGGGGCGGGGCCGGGGTGTCCGGGTCGGGGCGCGGGGCGTCCGGGAGGTCGAAGAGTTCGGTGCCGTGCTCGTCCCGGAAGGTGAGGAGTTCGGGGCGCAGGCGCTCGAAGACCGGGCGCAGCCGGGTGAGTCCGGCCCAGGTCTGCATGTCCTTTACGGAGGCCGGGCCGAAGGCGGCGAGATAGCGACGGACGACGGTCTCCGGGGCGGGGGCCGGCTCGGCGGGCCGGCCGAGCCAGTGTTCGGCGGTGGTGAGGGCGACCTGTCCGCTCCTGCCCCACAGCCCGCGCGGGGTGACCTGGACGAGGGGCAGCCGGCAGCGGGCGGCGACGGCCAGCGACTGCGGGTCGGCGTCCGGCCACTCGACGGCGAGGGCCTCGCGCAGCTGCCGCATGGTGCGCGGCTCGGCCTCGACGAGCTCGCGGGCGAGGACGGCGAGCCGGTCGAGGTCCACTCCGGCGAGGCCGGCGCGGAAGTACGTCAGCTCGCGGTCCCGCGCGGGCTGGACGAACGGCCGCAGGGTGAGACAGTCGTCGGCGGTGTGGGTGTGGATGGTCGAGCGCAGGGTGACGATCCGCACTACCTCCCGGTCCGCCATCGGCGCCGAGAGCCGCTCGGGGGCGAAGCCGTCGAGGCGGGCGGCGAGCGCCTGGTACGGCGGTGTGACGTTCTGCGCCTGCAGGCCCAGCAGGTGTTCCACGGCCGCCCGCACCCCGAGCGCGGCGGGCCTCAGGAGGAACTGCCGGTCGAGGGTCGCGCGGTTGAGGGCGCGGGGGGAGAGCACGGGGGCGGCCGCGGACGTCTTCTTCGTCATGAGGGCAAGGTAGCGGGCATCGAGGACAGGATCTGTCCTCTTGTGCCCCGCCGCACGGCGCCCCCGCCCGCGCCTCAGCGTGCGCTCATGTCGCCCGTCGCGGGTGTGCCGTCGGCGAGCCCGTAGCGGAGGTGCACGGTGCCCTTCGGGCTCGCCGCCGGGGGCGCGAGGAGGGTGAGGTTCGTGGGGACGGCGCCGCCGTCGAACACCTGCTTGCCGACGCCGAGCACGATCGGGTGCAGCCAGAGGTCGAGACGGTCGAAGAGCTTCTCGCGCAGGAGGGTCTGCACCAGGTTCAGGCTTCCGACGACCTTCACGTGCTCGTGCCGGTCGCGGATCTCGCGCACCGCGCCGGCCAGGTCCGGGCCGAGGTGCGTGGACCCGGCCCACGACAGGTCGGGGCGGCCGCGGGAGGCCACGTACTTCGGGACACGGTTGAAGAGCGTGGCGATGTCGTCGTCCTGGCCGCCCTCCTGGTGCGGCCAGTAGGCGGCGAAGATGTCGTACGTCCGCCGGCCGAGCAGGAGGGCGTCCGTGCCCTCGTACGCGGCGCCGATCTGCGCCCCGGCGACCTCGTCCAGCAGGGGCGCCTGCCAGCCGCCGAACGGGAACCCCACCGGGTCCTCGTCGGGGCCGCCGGGCGCCTGCCCGACGAGGTCCAGGGTGGCGAACAGCTCGATGTGGATGAGGCCCATGCCTTGCTCCCGATGCGTCGGTGGTCCCGGTCATGAGGTAGACCTGCGCCGTCGCCGGGACTCATCGCCGCGGCGGCACCCCGGCACTCCTCCTCATGGTGGATCACCGCCCGCGTCCCGGCCCGTCGGCCGGTCCTGGAGGGTGAGCGCCCCGGAGGGGCACACCCCGGCGGCCATCCGGGTGGCCGTGGGACGGGTGATGAGCGGATCGGGGTGCAGCAGGAGGACGCGGCCGTCGTCGGGGTCCTGGTCGAAGACCTCGGGGGCGGTCAGGGCGCACATCCCGGCGCCGATGCAGCGCTCACGGTCGACGCGCAGGCGCGCGGCGCTCATGACCGCCTCTCGTCCCAGGTGACGGGGAGGCTCGTCACGCCATAGATGTCCGCGGTCTCGGGGCGCAGGCCGACCTCTTCGGCGGGGACCGCCAGACGCAGGGTGGGGAAGCGGTCGATCAGCGCGCGGAACGCGACCCGCATCTCGACGCGGGCCAGCTGCTGGCCCAGGCACTGGTGGATGCCGTGGCTGAAGGCCAGGTGCCCGACCGCGTCCCGCCGACGGACGTCGAGCACATGCGGGTCGGTGAAGCGCTCGGGGTCGCGGTTGGCGGTGTTGTACGACAGGACGACCGTCGTGCCGGCCTCGATGATCTGCCCGCCCACCTCGACGTCCTCCAGGGCCGTCCTCATGAACGTCTTGGCGACGCTGAGATACCGCAGCAGCTCTTCGACGGCCGCGTCGGTGAGCGTGGGATCGGCGCGCAGCGCGGCCAGCTGCTCCGGGTTGCGCAGGAGCGCGAAGGTGCCGAGGGACAGCATGTTGGCGGTGGTGTCGAAGCCGGCGGCGAGCAGGACGAGGCTCATCCCCTTCAGTTCCTCGTCGGTCAGGTCGCTGTCGGTGAGCTCGCTGAGCACGTCGTCGGTGGGGTTCGCCCGCTTGGCGACCACCAGGCCCGCGAGGTACTCCTGGGTCGCGGTGTAGGCCGCGATCAGCTCCTCGTCGCTCGTCGCGCCTCCCATGAACGTGTCGATCTGCTCCTGGAAGGAGCCCCGGTCCCCGTACGGCACCCCCAGCAGCTCACAGATGACGATGGTGGGGATGGGCTTGGCGAACGCGGTCACCAGGTCCGTCGGCGGCCCGGCCTCCTCCATGGCGTCCAGGCAGTCGGCGGTGATCTGCTCGATGCGCTCGGTGAGTAACCGCATCCTTCGCACCGTGAACCTGCCCACCAGCGGCTTGCGGTAGCGGCCGTGCTGCGGCTCGTCCGTGAGGAGGAACTCGCCGGGCGGCGCGGGGGCAATCTCGAAGTCGCCGACGTTCAGCAGTTCCTTGCGTGAGCTGAACCGCGGGTCGGCCAGGACCGACCTGACCAGGTCGTAGCCGGTGATCAGCCACCCCGGTTTCCCGCCGACGTGGGTGCAGCGGCTGAGCGGGCCGTGCCCGCGGGCGTCGAGCAGCTCGGCCGGAGGATCGAAGGGGCAGCCGGGCCGGCGTGCCGTCGGCAGGGTCGCGACGTGGTGGAGGGACTCGCTCATGACCGTTCCTCATCTCGCGTACGGCGTATGTGACGATGCCGGAAAGCTACGTTGCGTTCAGTGGACCGTCAATGGAACGAAAGGAACGCGCCCAGGTGAGAGCGGGGAAATTGATGCAATGAGCTGAGATCGAACGCAACGGAGCGTTGCAATGGAGGAACGCGGCCCCAGGGCCTCAGGCGGCCCGGCCGAGGGCCTCGCGGTCCGGGACGTCCGCCGGGCCGGTCGGCAGGGCGACCGGGGCCGGGGTGCGGCGGGCGGCGAGGACCAGACCGGCGCCGATCACGGCCGCGACGAGGAGTCCCCCGCTCACCAGGGCACCCCGGGCGCCGGCGAGTTCCATGAGCAGGCCGAGCACGGGAGGCCCGGCGAGGCCCCACCCCGTGCCGATGCCGTTCCACACGCCGAGGACCCGGCCGCGCAGGTGGGAGGGCGGGTCGGTCTGCAGGACCGCCGTCCCCGCGGTGTCGGACACGGACTCGGCCACCGCCATCGGCAGCACGAGCACCAGCAGCACGGCGAGCGACGGGGCCAGCCCCACCGCCACCTGCAAAAGCGCGCCCACGGCGGCCAGGACGCCCACGAGCCGCACCGACGGCCGATGCAGCCGGGCCCCGAGCACGGCCCCCAGGATGCCGCCGACGGCCAGCACCGTGGAGACGGTGCCGAAGGATCCGGCGCCGCCCGCGAGCGGCCCGGTGACGAGCACGGCGAGGGTGAGTCCGTAGTTGCGGCCGAAGACCGCGCTGATCCCGGAGATCCCCGCGAGGGCGAGAAGCCGGGGCCGGCGGGCGAAGAACACCAGTCCCTCGCGCACGGTCATCGTGTCCGCGGGGTCCGTGCGCG
It includes:
- a CDS encoding AMP-binding protein, translating into MTTATEQFRRARDFLLAHREDYTAAHEGFTWPRPEHFNWALDWFDVIAEDNDRTALHIVEEDGTGTRLTFAELSDRSDRVANWLRGRGVASEDRILVMLGNQSELWETALAAMKLRAVVIPATPLLGPADLRDRVERGRVRHVLVRSEDAAKFDDVPGDYTRIAVGGAPEGWQTYEDAYAAPAGFTPDGPTLADDPLMLYFTSGTTARPKLVEHTHTSYPVGHLATMYWIGLQPGDVHLNISSPGWAKHAWSNLFAPWNAEATVFIHNYTRFDPARLMAEMDRAGVTTFCAPPTVWRMLIQADLTQLATPPREVVAAGEPLNPEVIEQVRRAWGVTIRDGFGQTETAVQVANSPGQELKTGSMGRPSPGYRVELLDPLSGAPGATEGEIALDLSARPVGLMTGYHGDPERTAEAMAGGYYRTGDIGARDADGYITYVGRADDVFKASDYKISPFELESALLEHEAVAEAAVVPAPDELRLAVPKAYVVLAEGWEPGPDTAKVLFEHSREVLAPYKRIRRLEFAPLPKTVSGKIRRIELREATAAGSADEFREEDFR
- a CDS encoding helix-turn-helix transcriptional regulator translates to MAADPAGTTEIRGALARLRRTTGLPVAFGGLVEPGRARMRISEFSGAATLALRGVVVTAGNGLGGKAVERARPCAVTDYSLSQQISHEYDAAVAEEGLRSVLAIPVVVRRRVRGVLYGALRTAQPLGDRTLSAAVDVARDVEQALVVEDEARGLLSEAGTRTPLGTAPGPGPGPGWGQVREAHAALRALAPRIGDPELRAELLEACGLLTPGEPGEPIVLAPRELDVLACVAAGATNAAAGDRLGLRPETVKAYLRSAMRRLGAHTRGEAVAAARRAGLLP
- a CDS encoding ATP-binding protein; this encodes MTVRRDFKEPARCRPDLVIGREELFTSARDQLVRGGSVLLHGPAGIGKSTVLRALAADYGDAAHTVLRCSATESESHLPFLALADLFGLVLDEISDKLPTAQRTALESALTGRGESTLQRDGLALRLAVLSALRALAASGPVLLVADDLQWLDSASAELLGFAARRLGDTPVQLLCAVRTEGQEYDRHLRASPPDTLAVRLNPLSRNQVSALLDHRGYTDLPRSTVREIHRTSGGNPLFALELGRALGENPTPPRPGEPLPVPTSLRALVLSRLDMLSDEARRTLLVASAGARPTLALLHAAGRENAEAETAQAAELGLLATEPEGPAVRFAHPLISAALYAEAPVQERRAAHAALSTAASDPIERARNLALATTGTDPEVAARLAEAAALARDRGAPSVAASLGLLAARHTPPDGTPPPDEHRLQAAEDAITAGEVDLARDIAREVLTRATVPADRIRAWEVVIEAAGQALGDVDAVFPQALADAGDDPRLLALVHYHLAWRKLIVEGDFSEARQEAAHAAELAARGGDRRTELMSLSFQASTETLMGHPNAPTTIKRALKEPQDPYVACHHNGVGAARFRWLLMSDQLPEARATISALLREVRRRGMVESEVHFQRFLAETELRSGHCGRALDLSRESLRLARDSGIGLGASAMLASLAEASGGDLDRALALAREAAGRAEEDGDQMYLSRALAALGHAQLVAGDAAAAVGSLRRVRELETGLRITDPARGRWHGDLAEALVRVGEPGEAQDVIDVARAQALRLGRESVLAVLDRAEALVRAAHGDHEGALARLTSVQDRLAKLGYGLEEARAAFALARLRTGRPGPTSYDEAARLFRRCRALPWLRQVDAAAAAGAPEPTPLAPQVPPASDALEGLASMERQVAALVMEGATNREIAARLFISVKTVEATLTRVYRKLGIRSRVDIVRLAAGRHAK
- a CDS encoding S1 family peptidase, translating into MFGLNRAKKAAAVVAAVAATAATALLSAPTAVAAPQPIVGGTTTTTTAYPFMMQITDASQNQFCGGTLVSATKVVTAAHCMVGETTSSVRVVGGRTYLNGTNGTVSRVSKIWINPDYTDATNGDDVAVLTLATSMSYTPASYVSSSQTGVYAAGTTARILGWGTTSENGSSSNQLRTATVPIVSDSSCRTSYGSDFVATDMVCAGYTSGGVDTCQGDSGGPLLIGGVLAGITSWGEGCAEAGYPGVYTRLTTFSSLVTAQVNS
- a CDS encoding IS481 family transposase — its product is MSHRNAPLTPTGRLRLARCVVDDGWPLRRAAERFQVSHTTAARWASRYRQHGEAGMRDRSSRPHRQPHRTPAAVEERVVRLRREHRIGPLRLAARTGVAASTAHRILRRHGLPVLAAVDRATGEPVRRYERARPGELVHIDVKKLGRIPDGGGHRTQGRAEGRRNRTGTGYAYLHTALDDHSRLAYTEDLPDETAPTCAAFLTRATAWFAQQGITVERVLTDNAWAYTKNTWRDTCLDLGISPRWTRPWRPQTNGKVERFHRTLLEEWAYTRPYMSDSERQAAFPDWLHWYNYHRPHTGIGGHPPASRVTNLSGQHI
- a CDS encoding winged helix DNA-binding domain-containing protein, which produces MTKKTSAAAPVLSPRALNRATLDRQFLLRPAALGVRAAVEHLLGLQAQNVTPPYQALAARLDGFAPERLSAPMADREVVRIVTLRSTIHTHTADDCLTLRPFVQPARDRELTYFRAGLAGVDLDRLAVLARELVEAEPRTMRQLREALAVEWPDADPQSLAVAARCRLPLVQVTPRGLWGRSGQVALTTAEHWLGRPAEPAPAPETVVRRYLAAFGPASVKDMQTWAGLTRLRPVFERLRPELLTFRDEHGTELFDLPDAPRPDPDTPAPPRFLPEFDNLLLSHADRGRVVPPALHGRAWQGNQAHRTLLVDGFLAGLWKREEDAVVIELFGRLDRARREAVTAEAERMLRVLHPGTPYDIRFGTVVPHQGVFRKTAGAVRDSRNTL
- a CDS encoding dihydrofolate reductase family protein; translation: MGLIHIELFATLDLVGQAPGGPDEDPVGFPFGGWQAPLLDEVAGAQIGAAYEGTDALLLGRRTYDIFAAYWPHQEGGQDDDIATLFNRVPKYVASRGRPDLSWAGSTHLGPDLAGAVREIRDRHEHVKVVGSLNLVQTLLREKLFDRLDLWLHPIVLGVGKQVFDGGAVPTNLTLLAPPAASPKGTVHLRYGLADGTPATGDMSAR
- a CDS encoding ferredoxin codes for the protein MSAARLRVDRERCIGAGMCALTAPEVFDQDPDDGRVLLLHPDPLITRPTATRMAAGVCPSGALTLQDRPTGRDAGGDPP
- a CDS encoding cytochrome P450 is translated as MSESLHHVATLPTARRPGCPFDPPAELLDARGHGPLSRCTHVGGKPGWLITGYDLVRSVLADPRFSSRKELLNVGDFEIAPAPPGEFLLTDEPQHGRYRKPLVGRFTVRRMRLLTERIEQITADCLDAMEEAGPPTDLVTAFAKPIPTIVICELLGVPYGDRGSFQEQIDTFMGGATSDEELIAAYTATQEYLAGLVVAKRANPTDDVLSELTDSDLTDEELKGMSLVLLAAGFDTTANMLSLGTFALLRNPEQLAALRADPTLTDAAVEELLRYLSVAKTFMRTALEDVEVGGQIIEAGTTVVLSYNTANRDPERFTDPHVLDVRRRDAVGHLAFSHGIHQCLGQQLARVEMRVAFRALIDRFPTLRLAVPAEEVGLRPETADIYGVTSLPVTWDERRS